The following proteins come from a genomic window of Gossypium raimondii isolate GPD5lz chromosome 5, ASM2569854v1, whole genome shotgun sequence:
- the LOC128041119 gene encoding probable disease resistance protein At1g52660 — MEYVEPVLGIAKCFGPPVCKYLKYHRKLNDYVRNFKRIKDELNCKMEDIELQLKTELLCPLGEIPKQGVENWLTDVKETISEAQVVENKVSNGRYLCRACNGKLVDEKTWEMKEFLDKAPNASEGLAMDGPSGGLPLPTSELVGEEAVRNEIWACLMQEEVSKIGVWGMGGVGKTTIMKHIHNDLLKQQRFERVIWVTISKEFNVMKVQDDIASALQSKEYLATEGDKLRRAAILSEMLKKAGKHGLILDDVWDKVSVENWPTMLLLYF; from the coding sequence ATGGAGTACGTAGAGCCTGTTCTTGGCATTGCAAAATGTTTTGGACCTCCTGTTTGTAAATACTTGAAATATCACAGAAAGCTGAATGATTATGTGAGAAACTTCAAGAGGATCAAAGATGAATTGAATTGCAAAATGGAAGATATAGAGCTGCAATTGAAAACAGAACTTCTTTGCCCTCTGGGGGAGATACCGAAGCAGGGAGTTGAAAATTGGTTGACAGATGTGAAAGAGACGATTAGTGAAGCACAAGTTGTTGAAAACAAAGTCAGTAACGGGAGATATCTCTGTCGTGCTTGCAACGGGAAGCTGGTTGACGAAAAGACTTGGgaaatgaaggaatttcttgataaagctCCTAATGCCTCTGAAGGTCTTGCCATGGATGGTCCAAGTGGTGGGTTGCCACTGCCAACATCAGAACTAGTTGGAGAGGAAGCTGTCAGAAATGAGATTTGGGCATGTTTGATGCAGGAGGAGGTGAGCAAGATTGGGGTTTGGGGGATGGGCGGTGTGGGTAAAACCACTATCATGAAGCACATCCACAATGATCTTTTGAAACAACAAAGGTTCGAAAGGGTAATCTGGGTTACCATATCAAAGGAGTTCAATGTAATGAAGGTACAAGATGATATTGCAAGTGCATTGCAGTCGAAGGAATATTTAGCCACAGAAGGAGACAAGCTCAGACGAGCAGCAATCTTGTCAGAAATGCTGAAGAAAGCAGGAAAGCATGGGCTAATCCTAGATGATGTGTGGGATAAAGTCTCTGTTGAAAATTGGCCAACCATGCTACtgttatatttttag